Proteins encoded by one window of Calditrichota bacterium:
- a CDS encoding radical SAM protein, which yields MEPSPGYHALVRTGELEERVLAAAVHLTQCRLCPCACGANRLAGETGFCGMGAEVVLYKPKVHLGEEPPISGTRGSGILFFSGCTMACVFCQNFPMSHWRTGHVLSPATLARAMLYLQRRGAHNINLVTATHFLPRVLEALYLAARQGLHLPIVYNTSGYESVETLRLLEGIVDVYLPDFKYADADLARRYSATPDYPGVCLAALREMYRQVGELQLDEEGIARRGLLVRHLVLPGALQNTERVLSTIARELSPSVHVSLMSQYLPIWGAPRFPELTRRVSEEEYHEALAMLERYGLENGWVQEFE from the coding sequence ATGGAACCATCTCCGGGCTATCATGCCCTCGTGCGGACGGGTGAGCTCGAGGAGCGGGTGCTGGCAGCAGCTGTGCACCTGACGCAGTGTCGGCTTTGCCCCTGCGCATGCGGCGCCAACCGGCTGGCCGGCGAAACGGGCTTCTGCGGCATGGGAGCCGAGGTCGTGCTGTACAAGCCCAAGGTCCACCTTGGCGAGGAACCGCCCATTTCTGGCACGCGTGGCTCCGGCATCCTCTTTTTCAGCGGCTGCACCATGGCGTGTGTCTTCTGCCAGAATTTCCCCATGAGCCATTGGCGCACTGGCCATGTGCTCTCGCCAGCAACGTTGGCAAGGGCAATGCTTTATCTCCAACGTCGTGGGGCGCACAACATCAACTTGGTGACCGCCACGCACTTTTTGCCCCGCGTGCTCGAGGCGCTGTACCTGGCTGCCCGGCAAGGGTTGCACCTGCCCATCGTCTACAACACCAGCGGCTACGAGTCCGTGGAGACACTGCGTCTGCTGGAGGGGATTGTGGACGTATATCTGCCCGATTTCAAGTACGCAGACGCCGACTTGGCGCGGCGCTACTCTGCCACGCCGGACTATCCGGGGGTGTGCCTGGCCGCGCTGCGCGAGATGTACCGGCAGGTGGGGGAGCTGCAGCTCGACGAGGAAGGCATTGCCCGCCGCGGGCTGCTGGTGCGGCACTTGGTCCTGCCGGGGGCCTTGCAGAACACGGAGAGGGTGCTATCCACCATCGCCCGCGAGCTTTCGCCCAGTGTGCACGTGAGCCTGATGAGCCAGTACCTGCCCATTTGGGGGGCACCTCGATTTCCGGAGCTCACGCGCCGCGTTTCTGAGGAGGAGTACCACGAGGCCCTTGCCATGCTCGAGCGCTACGGGCTGGAAAATGGCTGGGTGCAGGAATTCGAGTAG
- a CDS encoding C69 family dipeptidase: MAICSARCSRRGAVSVLVGLTLLALAGRQLRAQASDWVDGRPDGCTTITVGRKASAGGWVSTSHTCDSHRTHSSLDIVPARRYPPGTMVTLRKRANNDSLAMPSYRYVPVGQIPQAEHTHGYINTAYPCMNDRQLAVGESTFGGRESLRSDKGLIDCQQLVRLMLERCATAREAIRLADELTRAYGYNDAGECLTIADTKEVWHLEIVGPGKGQVGAIWAAQRVPDDHVSVNANASRIRQIDLSNPDYFMASANVFQVAQDSGWWDPRQGPFEFCYAYAPEGRTSLAARRREWRVLDLLAPSLKLNPESENYPFSVRPDTLVTLQKLVRIFQDYYEGTDYNFVKNITVTDDSGRTIISPLANPFMPYDMNKVFKINGGWGWRGERTIARWYTMYATITQSREGLPDEIGGVVWLALDNVATSVYIPLYCGITDVAPSYKVDGRARGFSRDCAWWAFNRLGTLAAQRWGDMRKDVAATWGPLQAELFANQAKIEQEALGRYRTNPAAAKKFLTDYAVKCGERVVQAAWDLGDRLWTKYDELW; this comes from the coding sequence ATGGCCATATGCTCTGCCCGTTGTTCTCGTCGTGGTGCGGTCAGCGTCCTTGTGGGCCTGACCCTGCTGGCGCTCGCTGGCCGGCAGCTGCGAGCCCAAGCGAGCGATTGGGTTGATGGCCGGCCAGATGGCTGCACCACCATCACTGTCGGGCGAAAGGCGTCGGCGGGCGGCTGGGTCAGTACTTCGCACACCTGCGACAGCCACCGCACCCACTCCTCGTTGGACATCGTGCCAGCGCGGCGCTACCCACCCGGCACCATGGTCACTTTGCGCAAGCGCGCCAACAACGACTCGCTGGCCATGCCCTCCTACCGCTATGTCCCGGTTGGTCAGATCCCGCAGGCCGAACACACTCATGGCTACATCAACACCGCCTATCCGTGCATGAACGACCGGCAGCTGGCCGTGGGCGAGTCCACTTTCGGCGGCCGCGAGAGTCTGCGCTCGGACAAGGGCCTCATCGACTGCCAGCAACTGGTGCGGCTGATGTTAGAGAGGTGCGCCACCGCGCGTGAGGCCATTCGCTTGGCCGACGAGCTGACCCGTGCCTACGGCTACAACGATGCGGGCGAATGCCTCACCATCGCCGACACCAAGGAGGTGTGGCACCTGGAGATTGTGGGGCCAGGCAAAGGGCAGGTGGGGGCCATCTGGGCGGCGCAGCGCGTACCGGACGACCACGTCTCGGTCAACGCCAACGCCAGCCGCATCCGCCAGATCGACCTCAGCAACCCCGACTATTTCATGGCCTCGGCCAACGTGTTCCAGGTCGCGCAGGACAGTGGCTGGTGGGACCCGCGCCAGGGACCCTTCGAATTCTGCTATGCCTACGCGCCCGAAGGACGAACCTCGCTGGCGGCGCGGCGCAGGGAATGGCGCGTGCTGGACCTTCTGGCACCCTCGCTGAAACTCAACCCCGAGTCAGAGAACTATCCCTTTTCCGTGCGGCCAGACACTCTGGTGACCTTGCAGAAGCTCGTGCGCATCTTCCAGGACTACTACGAGGGTACCGACTACAACTTTGTGAAGAACATCACCGTCACTGACGATAGCGGACGCACCATCATCTCCCCCTTGGCCAACCCTTTCATGCCCTACGACATGAACAAGGTCTTCAAGATCAACGGCGGCTGGGGCTGGCGTGGCGAGCGCACCATTGCGCGCTGGTACACCATGTACGCCACCATCACCCAGTCGCGCGAGGGCCTGCCGGATGAGATCGGCGGCGTGGTGTGGCTGGCGCTCGACAACGTGGCCACCTCAGTGTACATTCCCCTTTACTGCGGCATCACCGACGTCGCCCCCAGCTACAAAGTCGATGGCCGCGCACGGGGGTTCAGCCGCGACTGCGCCTGGTGGGCTTTCAACCGGCTGGGGACACTGGCCGCGCAGCGGTGGGGCGATATGCGCAAGGACGTGGCGGCCACCTGGGGACCTCTGCAGGCGGAACTGTTTGCCAATCAGGCAAAGATCGAGCAAGAGGCTCTGGGCCGCTATCGCACCAATCCCGCAGCCGCTAAGAAATTCCTCACCGACTATGCCGTCAAGTGCGGCGAACGCGTGGTGCAGGCAGCATGGGACCTCGGCGACCGACTCTGGACCAAGTACGATGAACTGTGGTGA
- a CDS encoding antibiotic biosynthesis monooxygenase — MVVNTVTVFVKPEHVQDFIQATAENHEASVKEPGNLRFDVLQCAHDPTRFLLYEAYESEEAAAAHKRTPHYLKWRDTVEPWMAKPREGVPHRVLFPADRSQW; from the coding sequence ATGGTGGTGAACACCGTCACGGTCTTTGTGAAGCCAGAACACGTGCAGGACTTTATTCAAGCGACCGCCGAGAATCATGAGGCTTCCGTGAAAGAGCCCGGCAACCTGCGCTTTGATGTGCTGCAGTGCGCCCACGACCCCACGCGCTTTCTGCTGTATGAGGCCTATGAATCAGAAGAAGCGGCAGCGGCCCACAAGCGAACGCCGCACTACCTCAAGTGGCGCGACACGGTGGAGCCGTGGATGGCCAAGCCGCGCGAAGGGGTACCTCATCGCGTGCTCTTCCCTGCGGACCGGAGCCAGTGGTGA
- a CDS encoding iron-containing alcohol dehydrogenase, producing the protein MMASFSFSRTPRIVFGCGSVARLPELVAQFGSRILLVTGTQALSASGKLQEIMAALRRVGVVVEHLTVAEEPSPQLVDEAAEALRPKSVRVVVAVGGGSVLDAGKAISAMLPENGTVAAFLEGVGHPERHSGKKVPFIAVPTTAGTGSEATKNAVLTRRGPGGFKKSLRHEHFVPDVAIVDPVLSCTCPPELTAACGMDAFTQLLESYVSSKASPLTDLLALQGMERVRDCLERAVTNGAVDIEAREGMAYAALLSGLTLANAGLGIVHGLAGPLGALAPIPHGVACGTLLAAATRMTIASLRQADDEQSRLALEKYGTVGALLTGEKGDVLTQCWRLVDEMERWTERFRLPRLGSYGLDEALLREAARQGENKNNPAALSEEQRLALLRERL; encoded by the coding sequence GTGATGGCAAGTTTTTCATTTTCTCGCACGCCGCGCATCGTGTTCGGCTGCGGGAGCGTGGCGCGCCTGCCTGAGTTGGTAGCGCAATTCGGCTCGCGCATTCTCCTCGTCACGGGAACGCAGGCCCTCTCCGCCTCAGGCAAGTTGCAGGAAATCATGGCCGCGCTGCGGCGTGTGGGCGTCGTGGTGGAACACCTCACCGTGGCTGAAGAGCCGTCGCCACAACTGGTGGACGAGGCAGCCGAAGCTCTCCGCCCGAAAAGTGTGCGGGTGGTGGTGGCCGTGGGCGGGGGCAGCGTGTTGGATGCCGGCAAGGCCATCTCGGCCATGCTCCCCGAAAACGGCACAGTGGCCGCTTTCTTGGAAGGGGTCGGCCATCCGGAGCGACATAGTGGCAAGAAAGTGCCCTTCATCGCCGTGCCCACCACTGCCGGCACCGGGAGCGAAGCGACCAAGAACGCCGTGCTCACCAGGCGCGGACCAGGCGGGTTCAAAAAGTCCTTGCGCCATGAGCACTTTGTTCCTGACGTCGCCATCGTCGACCCTGTGCTGAGTTGCACCTGTCCCCCAGAGCTGACTGCGGCCTGCGGCATGGACGCCTTTACGCAGCTTCTGGAGTCGTACGTGAGCAGCAAGGCCTCGCCGCTCACCGACCTCCTGGCTTTGCAAGGCATGGAGCGCGTGCGCGACTGCCTGGAGCGCGCAGTGACAAACGGTGCGGTGGACATCGAAGCGCGTGAGGGGATGGCCTACGCCGCTCTGCTCTCCGGACTGACACTTGCCAATGCCGGTCTGGGCATCGTCCACGGCCTGGCAGGGCCACTTGGCGCCTTGGCCCCGATACCTCACGGCGTAGCCTGCGGCACATTGCTGGCCGCCGCTACCAGGATGACCATCGCTTCCCTCCGCCAGGCGGATGATGAACAAAGCCGCCTCGCATTGGAAAAGTATGGGACAGTTGGCGCGTTGCTGACCGGCGAAAAAGGCGACGTGCTCACGCAGTGCTGGAGGCTGGTCGACGAGATGGAAAGGTGGACGGAGCGCTTTCGCCTACCGCGCTTAGGAAGTTACGGCCTGGACGAAGCGCTGCTTCGGGAGGCCGCCAGACAGGGCGAGAACAAGAATAACCCCGCGGCCCTCAGCGAGGAACAGCGACTGGCACTGCTGCGGGAGCGCCTGTAG